A segment of the Sphingobacterium oryzagri genome:
ATAGATACACAACTTGCTGATCCTACAGATACACGTTTTGGCATTACACTCGTGATACGCCCCGATCAGGCGACGAAAGACCGCATATCTGCCTTTCTGCAGGCGCTCCAAACCATCGAGCCATCGCAATATTTTTACCGCCAGTCGGATATGCATATCACCGTGATGTCGATTATCTCCTGCTATGCAGACTTTGCACTCGACACTATTTACCTGCCCGATTACCAGAGCCTGATCGAGAAAAGCCTGGCCCGAATACCGCCTTTTCAGATCAGCTTTCGTGGCATTACCGCTTCGCCCTCTTGCGTACTTATTCAAGGCTTTTTTCAGGACGATAGCTTAAATGACTTTCGCAACAACTTGCGCGATAACTTCCGCGCATCCGGCCTAGAGCATAGCATCGATCAACGTTACACTATTCGTACCGCGCATGCTACTGTCTGCAGACTCACCCATCCGCTAACCCACAAACCGGCTTTTTTGGCGTTGCTCGAAAAATACCGTGACCATGACTTTGGCACCTTTACGGTTGACCGTATCGAGTTGGTCGCCAACGATTGGTATCAGCGTCACGAAAAAGTACACCTGCTCCATACATTCAGCCTACCGCAGCATGGATAAAGCAATTGTTTCAGAAAACCAACCGACCGTTTACTTCTTTAGCGGACTTGGCGCTGATGAGCGCGCTTTTCAACGTCTGGATTTGGGTAATGCTGCTATACGCTATATTCAGTGGCTCGTGCCTGAGAAAGCAGAATCTTTTGCGCAATATGCAGCTCGGTTGCTGCCGCAAATCACCAGCCCCGAACCTATTTTAGTCGGTTTATCTTTTGGAGGGATAATGGCTTTAGAAGTCGCTAAGCAACTTTCCGTCCAGAAAGTGATCTTGTTGGGATCGGTTAAAAACAAACATGAAATCCCGCCCTATTATCGCTTTTCAGCACGTATCGGGCTGAACAGATTTATTCCAGTAACCTGGTTGAAAAAGACAAATAAACTTACGTACTGGTTATTCGGCGCGTCGTCTTTAGCAGATCAGCGCTTATTGCAGCAAATATTGCACGATACTGATCCAAGATTTCTTACTTGGGCAATGCATCGCCTTGCACTTTGGCAAAACGAAGTCATTCCGACCGAAATTATCCATATACATGGCACCGCCGACCATGTATTGCCGTATCGATTTATCAAAAACGCGATTCCTATTGACCAAGCCGGGCATTTCATGACGTTAAATCGAGCAGAAGAAATTAGCCAACTTTTGCGACGGCTGCTTCACTAAAGCATGACTATGCATTACGTCATCGTTTTGATCGTGAATACATCTTTACAGTAACGCCTGCTCTTGCTTAAAAAAGCTGCGACAGTCCTGCCGCCCTGTACCATGACAAACTTTTGTAATAGGTTTCAACAGCAGCTTCGTCAGCCAGCAGTCCCGGCACATAGCAAGAGATGCCGGAGAACGTATGTATTGGCTGTCCATTAAAAAAAGGCGTATGCGCTCGATATCGCACTAACTTTTCCATCGTAGCATGGATAGGTTGCAACAACGCGTCGTTTTCAAAATTTTGCGTTAGAAAATCCATAAAATCAAAGCTGGTTGTTGGCGAACCAGGAAGAAAATCTAATCGCTGCAGCTGTCCTATCCGAAAATCAGGATAATGCGGTCGCCGTTGCTGCAACAAATCGAGGGTACGCTGTGCTAATTCTGTTAGATATTGCGTTTCAATAAGCGCAATCGTCGCAGACTGGTTCAGACCTGTTTGCCCGTTATAATACGTATAAAAGTGTGTTGCCGCACTGCGCAAGCCTTCCGCTATATTCGTACGAAACAAATCGCGGGTCAAACGATCGTAAGGCATTCCGCTAGCGACCACTTCTGTTGGCGAAGCTAAAATCCAGGCAGCTTTGTCCTTTAACTCAAAGAGCACTTCGACACTCGCCATAGAACAGGCGTCAAAAATTAGAAAATCCAGGTTGGACGGCAACGCCGTTTTTAGATCCCGGATATCCATTGAACGACCAGCATCATCGCCAAACGACCGCAAGCGCAACGACGAATATCCGGGCGGCAACCACGATGTAGCATGCGACCACAATATAGCGCCGTAGGAGGCTGCAGGATAACGACTTTGCATGTCGTTAAAAACGAGCTGCATCACGCGCGGATCGGTAGAATCGTGCTCCGGGTAAGATTTTATTTTTTTGCTTCGAATAAACGGACTGGTATCGTGCGATATCTCGTACAAAGCGGGCTCCGTGTTGGCCAGTCGGGCGTACACAACGAGATTTCCCTCTTCACCCAAGAAGGCCTCTTCCATCATATTGATGTTGTCGTACGCTTCGGAAACCAGATTGTTATTGGCAGCGATGTAAACCATAACCGTTCTTGCTTTTTGCACTTCGAGCATGTCTTCTTTTGCACAAGCGCCAAGCAACAATATGCTCAGCGCAGCGTACAAAACCCCATATAAAGCAGGTAGGAAATTTTTTCTTCTGTGGTATTTATTATTTTTTTGCATGTCGTTTTAAAACGAAACTTATATTTTTTTGACGAGGTAGATCAGTGTCGGGAAATGGTCACTGTAGCCGTTAATAAACGTATTCTCGATAAACGTTCGTAGCGGATATCCTTTATTACTCCGATTCAGACGACCCAGCCGCCCTTCCTGATCTACCAAAAAAGGCCTGTTAAACACTTCTGCTTTCCAAAACGTCAACGTCGAGCGATCTTCTTGTAATAGACCCGACGATATGATAATCTGATCGAAGAGATTCCAACGCCCCTGGTAAGCCAATGAGCCTATCCCCTTATCAAATAAAGGCCACATCGGATTGTATAAACCTGTTGCTTGCACGTCGGCCTTTTTTTTCTTGGCGCCAAGCACCTCGCGCACACTTTTATCGTTCGGATCGTCGTTTAAATCGCCCATCAGTATGATCTTGGCTTTTGGATCGTCCTGGTAAAGCGAATCCATGATATGGCGAGAAATCGAGGCTGCAAATTCGCGCCGGGGCGACGATTTGCTTCCCCCGTATCGCGAAGGCCAATGCGCGACAATAATGTGCATTTTCTCGCCTGCCATCATTCCCGAAACCAGCAATTGATCGCGCGTGGTGTAGCCTGGACTTTCCGGATCGATGTAAGGATAAACCTTTGACGAACGTACTTGGAATAAAGCCGGATTGTACAGTAGTGCAACATCAATCCCCCGTCGGTCTGGCGATTCGTAATGCACAATCTGATAGTGCATATCCGCCATACTCGGTCGTGCAACCAGATCTTCCAACACTTGGCGATTTTCAATTTCGGCGACGCCGAGCACCGCCGGCCCAACCGGACTATGCTCCCGCGCGATCTGACTGATGGCATATGACATGTTCGTTAACTTCTTTTCATACTTTTCATCCGTCCATCGCAACGTCCCTTTTGGCGTGTACTCATCATCGCCCGTGTTATGCGGGTCGTCCTGCGTATCAAATAAGTTTTCGAGGTTATAAAAAGCGACCGCATACACCTGATATTGCCCTTGCTGTGCAAAAATAAGCCCCTGATCTGCACCGACAGAACAGAAAAACAAAACAGCAAACCACACACGATATAATCCACATTTTCTCATGCTTTACTCCTATTGATTTATTGATTGGGATGAATAATAATCGGTGTGCCACCGCCGTTGCCGCCGCTGCTACCGTCTGCCTGAGCCGTTATGCGGATATTATCCAGCCGGAAGCCCACCGTATTTGCATCGCCTGCAGAGACAAATTCGATCGTCAGATTGTCTGTGGCAGGCAGGTTTGTCAACGTTACCGTGCGAAACACGTTGTTATCGCCTTCCGCATTGGTTACGGGTATGCTCGGTATGGTCATGGCTGTACCGTTTACCAATACCCGAATCACGTTTAGGTTACTTGCCGATCCTGCATCAAACAGATTTGCCGCAAGCTGATAGCTTAATACCAGATTCGTGCGATTTGCCGTATTGATGCCCGATATCCGCAAGCCCGAGCTGCGATTGGCCGGAAGCCACACGTGCGCGCCGCTTTGTACGCTTGCCAGGCTGCGGATATCGGCGATACCAGTGGCATCTGCGTAAACCACGGGAGCACGCATATCGAAATCGGTGAAAGCGTTAATCGTCGGCCTGTTGCCGACGGATATTCGCCCGTCCCGAAAGTTTCTTCGAAAATAACTGCCGTTGTCGGATCAACTGGTGTTCCCGTATCTGGCTGCCGCCCGTCAAAATTTCGCACATCAGCAAGCGTGCGCATCATCAGCTGCCAGCTACCATTAAAGCGACCCAACATGCCGATTACCGTGCCATAACCAATGGGCAAGCGATCTGCCGAAAAGGTTGAATATTGACTGGTGCGCACATCCAACGAATTTCCATTTGCATTTCGGATAGGCTCATTCGTTGCCGCATTGTTTGTTACAAATGCGCGCTCGCCACCGTTCACAAAATAAACGCTATCTACCTGTACCAATCGGCCAACCATATCATCGGTCAGGTTGCGCAAGTCTACGCGCTGCGGTATGGCACGCGAACCGTCTGGCCAGCCGTTCATATGTGCATGTTGTTGAAAATTCTCCCATGAAATTCGGTTTGCATTGGTTTCTGCATAACCAATTTGCAGTTCGCCGCCGTAGCGTACCATATAAAGACCTTCCAGATTAACAAAAACCTCTTGACCGACTGCATAGGTATTAAAAATACTAAACTGAGCCACGCCAAAATTTATCCCACCACTTGCATCTTCCAAGTAAATTTGTTGATAGATATTACCTCCGGCATCACTGCTCGTTACCACGGTGCGCAAGATCAGCGGCTCTTCGATGCGAATAGGCGCTGTATTGACATGTGCATACCGTGCTTTGACTTCCGCTATGGTGGTATTACTTGGGGGCCAACTATATTCCGGCATCACCAAAGGCGGCGGCATAAATTCACGCTCGCAACCTACCAATGTCGTCAATAGAACCAAACTGCATATTATCCATTTATTTATCGTATTCATCGTGTGCTGTATTTTAAAAGCGATAACTCATATTTAAGAAGACATTTGCGCCTTGTGCATAGAAGTAACGGGGAGGAAAATCCCAGGTCGTAGTTGACGTGAACCGTCCGAGGCGCCCTTGTTCGAACCCGCCCGTTCGCAGATTTGTATTGTTGAGTATATTATTAGCCATTAGTTGGAAATTCAAGGCGTTCCGATTTCGTAAGTATAAAATTTTCGACACGGATAGATCTAACGTATACCCACCGGCAAATCTTTCCTGCGTGGTGAGCTGCTGATAGGCCAGCCAGTCGTTTTCGTCATTGGGGTTTAGGCCGGCTACGTTGGATTGTAATCTTCTGATTGGGGCCAACTGGACGTACGTACGGTCGAAACCATTTACGAAAACATTGAAGAACCAATAGTTGTGAAAATAACGCACACCGAACACACCAGCCGTTTGCGGAACACCGCCCACGTAATAATTTTTCATGTACACCATCTCCTGCACATTGCTAAACAAACCGTTCTCGGCATCAATCGTCCCCATGGGATTGCTACTGTAATAGTTTTCAGCCCAGGTACCCATCGCATTGATGGCCCAACTGCTATTGATGTTGTATACAAAACCTATTTCGGCGCCGCGGTGCACCGTATTCACATCAGTAAGCGCATGGTTGATAAACGTACGCTGTACGTCATCAAAATAGGTAGAGCGCTCGACCTGATCGTAAAAATTTGTTTGAAACAACGACACCCTTGCCGCCAGCTTGATGGATGAATAATTATAATTCAGGTCAGAAGCGAAAACTTTACCGCTTTCTAATCCTGCCACCGCAGCATCACGAAAACGCGGAGAGATATACGCGTCATTGGGCAGTGGCGCTTCGGTCATGTAATTGCTATTTACTGAAAAGAAATGACGACCATTAATCTTATACACCATACCGGCTTTGAAACTGTAATCTACAAAATCATGTTTGCGGCCCCGCCCTAGCGACTCGGTTGGAAAACGTCCGTTTTGCATGTAGCCATTACGTTGAAATCCGGTATACGTCAGTCGTGTGCCGTAATAGAAATCCAATAGGGATCCCGTATGCTCATTGACCAACCAAAGATTGGCGGAGTTGATGTAGGTATCGTAATCATATTCAAAACGATCCCCCTCCACAACTTGTCGGTTAGGATTTTGCAAATCGTTTTGGATAATGTCCTCGTTTCCGCGGAAGTCATTCTCGGCAAAACGGTCTACATCCAGCACATAACTGGCGCCCAGCAAATCTTTGACCGTGTTAAACTGGTGCGAACGCGTATGGCGTGCACCAATGCCTGCGGTGAGCTTGCTGTTGTTGCTCCACTGCTTGTTTAATGTGGAATTCAGGCTTGTCTCGTATAAATCGCTTCGTCTTTCTTGCTGCATATATGATGCCCGACCATTTCCGTAAAATACATTCAGCATATTTGCCCGATACATGGCATCCCAATCCACCTGCGTTACAGCCGGATCACGGGCCTCCCATAAAGCGGTGTACAGCGCTAAATCATCTGGACTATTGCTATGATAGGATGGAATATATCGGTAATAATCTGGCCGTGGATCGGCTGCATTAAACCAGTTGAGTGCCGAATTTCCGTAACGTGCGTAATGAAATCCTAGACCGGTGGTAAGGTTGGTACTTTCATCAATCCGCCAGATGTGCGATAAGATAGCTGTGGGATCGAAAGCATCGACCATGCGTGAGTTTCGCATTTGTCCATTCTGATAACCCCAGTTCGGACTATAGAGATTATCGTCAACCAAATCGGCTATTTCCTGAAAGGTACCGCCTTGCATTCCGCGGACGACCGGCGAACCGAATGTGGCTAACGAAAGGCTGTGCTCGCCGTTGTTCCACTGTTTTTCGGCGGCAAAAAAGTACGACAAATTGCGATACGACGTGCCTGGAAGTGCACCTTCATCGGCATAGCGGCTCCCTACAGAACCGGCAAAAGCCCATCCGTTATCCAGCAGGCCGGTAGCATAAGTTGCCATTAGGCGCGCATAATAAGCACCTCTATTGGTATACGACGCCGTGACTTTGCCACCGCGAGCATAATTTGCCGCACGCATATTTATATTTTCGGCCCCGCCAAGCGCGCCAAAAGAAAAATCACCTGTTAAATTATTATTGATCACCGTACCAGACCGCGTGACATCGTTAAGTGCTCCAATTGCAGCAAAATTAAAAACACCGCGCTGCTGATCGTTAAAAAGTACACCATTGATGTACGTACGCTGTCGGGTATTATCGTAACCCCGCACACGAAACCTGAACGGAAAAAGCTGAAAAGCAGCTAAACTGAGATAAGGATCGTTCGATAAGATCAATGTCGGACTGACACCCTGCACCGCAGACTCAAAATCGTCCTCCACCAGTTCTTCAGAGATCATGCCTACCAGTGCATTATTGAGCTCCCTGTTGGCTTCGAGTCCCACGACAACGATATCGCCTAAATCTGTATCGCCATCAATTTTTACGATAATTTCTTTCGACTGTATCTGTGCTGATTTAAGCAGTAGTCGGTCTTCGCCCCGTTGTAGATTTTGGAAGTAAAACCGCCCCGCCTCGTCGGTGGTCACCGATTGGTTGTTCTGTTCCAATGTTAAAGTCACATTGGCTATGGGCGCTTCCGTCCCTTCCTCAACCACCCGGCCACGGAGGACAAACCCTTCGGTTTCTTGTGCCTTCAGGTTACAACAGGTCACTAGCATTATAAAGAAAAAGGTCAGTAGCCTTTGTTTCATAGCGTTATTTGTCTTTCCTTTAAAAATTATCAAAAGGCCTCCTTAACCGGAGGCCCTTTGTATTAAATTTATGATGGATATTATCGTGTTCCGTACAAACGCACGTTATCAACACGCACACCAACTGTATTACCCGTTGCGGCCGTAGCATCATACGTTGATACAAATTGCAAGGTACTGCTCGCCGTCCCTGCTGTTGATAGCTGAATACTGACCGGAGAATAAGCATTGTTTGCTGTAAATGTCACTGGCGAAAGCCGATAGTTGGTGCCGTTAAAATTAACCGTGATAATATCGTTGTTTGCATTTTGCGTATTACCATTGTTTGCATTATTCGCCGCAATATCAAACTCCAGTCTAAGATTGGTGGCATTTGCGGCGTCAATACCGGCTCCCTGGAAAGTAACCTGACGGTTAGCTGGTAACCAAAGATTTGGATTAATTGAGGATGTCGAGCGGATATCACCAAAGCCCGTTTCAGCACCTACGTTACTATACGTAATCGTTCCGTTAAGGAAACCTGCTGCGGTATATCCCGTGTAGTTACCGATCAAGGCTGTCGTGACCGTTGCTGTAGCACCGAATGTCTCTTCATAAAGCAATGTTTCAGTTCCTGGACCAACTGGCTCTGTACCGCCATTGCCACCTTCGTCTGCTGTTAACGTTTGTGAAGTGCCAGCACCTTCTGTCCAATCGGTGATCGTTGATTGTCCTAATGTTACTTCCGTTAATCCTTCTTCACTACCAACCAATGTAATAGCATAAGTATAACGCGTAGCTGGCGCATAGACTGCTCCAGCAGGCATTGTCCAGGTGTAGGTCGCATCGCCCAAGGTAAACGTTACCGACTGTCCACCCATTTCGCCAGGTAATAAAATAGCTTCGGCAAGTGTGCCATTTGCATTCACACGCGCAGACACATTTGCTGCTCCGCCATTTCCGCTGATTTGTCCTGTAGCCAAGTCAAAATTCGCTGTCGTATTGATGTTATTGAAACGCACAGCCAGGCCATTGAGGTTAATGTTTTGTCCGCTAATATTGAAAATCACTTTTGACAGCTCATGACGGAACGGCAAGCTCGGCACCGTTGATGCGGCCCCGTTTACACCCGCTATGCGCGCATACAGTAAATCGATGTCCCCGAGATTACTTTGATTAGCCACATTGATGGCGTATCTCGCCGTAGCCCCATCCTGATAAGGATAGTAGGCGGTAAAATCAACTTCACCTTGCTCCGGATAAAAGATGCGCTCCTCGGCATTCTGTGCCGTGAACGTTCCGGAAGAACCAAAAATATACCGTCTGTTTGTGGCCGTAGCATTCGAAAGCGTCGATCCGGCAGGATGCATAAATACCCCGATAGCATCCTCTACTTCAAAAGCACTGCCGGTCATCCGGCCTTGCAACTGTCCGATGATGGAGGAAGTGAATTGTACCTCACCTTGTTCACCTTCAACATTCGGGTTGTCTTTTTTACAAGACGTAATGCCTAGCGTCATTAGGAGCGCAATCAGCATCATTACATTCATTCTCTTCATGATAGTATAATATTAAGGTTAAAAAAAACGTGATTTATTGCCAAAAAGCCATGTTTATAGTCTGTTTAGCACTGTTTGGTATCGTTGGAAAAAAGCGAAAACCCGTCTCCCGTTCCAGCTCTTCTACGGTGATCCGATGCTGGATAAAATCGTTGTTGACCGGCTGCACATTATCCACTTTAAAAGCGATCGTTTCATAATTGTTTCCCTGTCGGGCGGCGAGTGCTTTATAGTAATACTTCGGCACAGCCACCTGTACACCTGTATTATCGCTTACGTATTGTACCGCCGGATCACTGCTGCTCGTGGCCATCGCTCCGGTTACCACGTATAATGTATCCGTTCGGTTAATCCAGCCACGCACCCGGTTTTCCAAATTCGCCCACAAACCTTGATTTAGCCGCGCCTGTTGCGGCGTCATATTGGAGTAGTAAAAAGTGGTCGCGTTGGCTCGTACGCTGGATGTTCGGTCTGCACTGGCTATCTGATGTCCACGATCGACATTCGGAAGTCCGAAACCCGAAAGTAAAGTGGGCTGGTTCGTTGTTCCGATCAGCGGATCATATGCCCAGGCATCCGTACGACCGGAAGTCCCGAGATAAGAAGCATGCATGGGATACGCTACCCAATAAGCCATTTTATATTGCGTATCGTAAAGCATGGAATAATTACGTATGGCATTATTCTCGGGCATCATATGCGTAATATATAGCGTACGTTGCCCATCGTGCGTGAGTTCGGGCGTTTCAAAATAAATACGCGGCGGCGCTACGGGCGCTATGCTGCCGTCTCCGTCCTGTAGCGTAATGTTGTAAACATATCGTGCGGCGCGATGATAAGTGCTATCTACTGGCAAGGTCCAGGTATAGGATACACCATTTTGCAGCGTAAACACAAAACGCTGTCCATTGGTGGTAGTGACCGGAAAAATGGTTGTTTCAATCAAAGCTTGATTTGCGGAAAGTGGCGTTACTTTGGCTTGTATATCGCGGATCGAATTGCTGGAAGATGATAACGTTTTTTGCCCAAAATCGAAAACGCCTTCTGTACGCATACCCTGTAATGCGACACGAAGTCCCGTAGCCGATTCGCCTGATGCAGTGTTTACATTGATCTGTATTTTAGCCAGCTGCCGTTGAAAAACCAGTCGCGGCAGTGGTTCGCCGCGCGTGATCCCCATTAAATTATCCGCGACCATAAAATCCAGACTTTCCTGTTGGCTTTGGTCGTTAAGATCTATGATGTATCGGTAGTTATCTAGTTGGCGACGGAATGGTGCATAGGCGATAATATCAAAAGCAGTTCCGGCGTTAGCGGGATACTGTACTGAAAGGTTTTCAGACCGAAAAATACCGGACGCATCGGTAATAAAGCGCTTGTTGTCTACTCCTTGCAGTACATGGTCTGCCTGTAAATTCTGGCCGCTCCTCGTCATAAACAGCCCGACACTTTGCGTTTGAGAAAGGCGCTGTCCATCCTCCTGAGACGCCGTGGTTGAAACGACTGTCTGAAATTGAAGTTCGTCAAGCGATGCGGTTCCATCCGTTTCTTTGCGACAGGAAGAAAGGATACCAATCAAACAAAGCGCATAAACGCACAAACGCCGTCTAAATTTCATAATTGTTAAATCGAATAAAAAATTTGCAAGCACAAGTTCTTAATTTGAAAATAAATAGTTTTTATTTTATTGCGACACAAAGTTTAGAAGAACATATTTCCCATTCGTTAACAATAGGTTATTTTATGATTAATAAAAATAATTTAAAAGGTCACAAAAACAATTAAACAACGATTACAACCTTATTTATTTCTCTTGATGACTTTTTATAAAACAAATTTTTAGAAAAACATAGCAAAGATTAAAAACAGCCCCTCTCCTTATCAATAAAGGCAGTACAACGATTTCTATTCTTTTGGTAATGTGGAATACAGCAGAAAAAAAAGGCTTAATTGGCAAATGCTGCGGCAACGGCTCCCAATCTAAGACCAATAAAGCTTTCGACGCTCCGCGGTGTCCATAAACAATTAACCAAGACACACCGTATAATTAACTAGAATACTTACCTTTGCAGCGATGAAAAAAATAGCAGACTACAGAAAACTTTTGGATTTAGATAGCAAAGCCGATCTCAGCGCATTGAAATCGCGCTATCGGCAGATAATGAAAGAATGCCATCCCGATAAGTTTGTCAATGATGAAGCAGGATTGTTGGCTGCTGAAGAGAAGAGCAAGGAAATGATCGAAGCTTATCATTTTTTGGTTAGTATCTGCCCGGAAACAATAGAGAACCAGCTACCAACGTATAAAAACACGATAGAAACGTCTAATATTGCCGATTTTGATTGGAAAGGACATATCCTGACGATCACTTTTCTGGACGGAAGCAAGTATGAATATTTCAACGTACCGCGCAATGAATACATCAAATTGGTCAACGCCGATTCACCTGCCCGATTTGCCAAGCGCCACATCTACCCAAAATATCTCTACAGAAATGTGCTAAAAACAAACTAGCGAAACGACATATCGACACTGGGCTTTGGCTTCAGTTTTTTAAAATCCTCCGCGCATATAGCTATCGCCGGAGGATTTTTTGTT
Coding sequences within it:
- a CDS encoding 2'-5' RNA ligase family protein, which gives rise to MENEALNRHYAKLYAHALEKFSTDDYEIDTQLADPTDTRFGITLVIRPDQATKDRISAFLQALQTIEPSQYFYRQSDMHITVMSIISCYADFALDTIYLPDYQSLIEKSLARIPPFQISFRGITASPSCVLIQGFFQDDSLNDFRNNLRDNFRASGLEHSIDQRYTIRTAHATVCRLTHPLTHKPAFLALLEKYRDHDFGTFTVDRIELVANDWYQRHEKVHLLHTFSLPQHG
- a CDS encoding alpha/beta fold hydrolase; translation: MDKAIVSENQPTVYFFSGLGADERAFQRLDLGNAAIRYIQWLVPEKAESFAQYAARLLPQITSPEPILVGLSFGGIMALEVAKQLSVQKVILLGSVKNKHEIPPYYRFSARIGLNRFIPVTWLKKTNKLTYWLFGASSLADQRLLQQILHDTDPRFLTWAMHRLALWQNEVIPTEIIHIHGTADHVLPYRFIKNAIPIDQAGHFMTLNRAEEISQLLRRLLH
- a CDS encoding clostripain-related cysteine peptidase codes for the protein MQKNNKYHRRKNFLPALYGVLYAALSILLLGACAKEDMLEVQKARTVMVYIAANNNLVSEAYDNINMMEEAFLGEEGNLVVYARLANTEPALYEISHDTSPFIRSKKIKSYPEHDSTDPRVMQLVFNDMQSRYPAASYGAILWSHATSWLPPGYSSLRLRSFGDDAGRSMDIRDLKTALPSNLDFLIFDACSMASVEVLFELKDKAAWILASPTEVVASGMPYDRLTRDLFRTNIAEGLRSAATHFYTYYNGQTGLNQSATIALIETQYLTELAQRTLDLLQQRRPHYPDFRIGQLQRLDFLPGSPTTSFDFMDFLTQNFENDALLQPIHATMEKLVRYRAHTPFFNGQPIHTFSGISCYVPGLLADEAAVETYYKSLSWYRAAGLSQLF
- a CDS encoding endonuclease/exonuclease/phosphatase family protein — protein: MRKCGLYRVWFAVLFFCSVGADQGLIFAQQGQYQVYAVAFYNLENLFDTQDDPHNTGDDEYTPKGTLRWTDEKYEKKLTNMSYAISQIAREHSPVGPAVLGVAEIENRQVLEDLVARPSMADMHYQIVHYESPDRRGIDVALLYNPALFQVRSSKVYPYIDPESPGYTTRDQLLVSGMMAGEKMHIIVAHWPSRYGGSKSSPRREFAASISRHIMDSLYQDDPKAKIILMGDLNDDPNDKSVREVLGAKKKKADVQATGLYNPMWPLFDKGIGSLAYQGRWNLFDQIIISSGLLQEDRSTLTFWKAEVFNRPFLVDQEGRLGRLNRSNKGYPLRTFIENTFINGYSDHFPTLIYLVKKI
- a CDS encoding DUF5689 domain-containing protein — translated: MNTINKWIICSLVLLTTLVGCEREFMPPPLVMPEYSWPPSNTTIAEVKARYAHVNTAPIRIEEPLILRTVVTSSDAGGNIYQQIYLEDASGGINFGVAQFSIFNTYAVGQEVFVNLEGLYMVRYGGELQIGYAETNANRISWENFQQHAHMNGWPDGSRAIPQRVDLRNLTDDMVGRLVQVDSVYFVNGGERAFVTNNAATNEPIRNANGNSLDVRTSQYSTFSADRLPIGYGTVIGMLGRFNGSWQLMMRTLADVRNFDGRQPDTGTPVDPTTAVIFEETFGTGEYPSATGRRLTLSPISICVLPWFTQMPLVSPISAAWQAYKAARTCGFRPIAARACGYRASIRQIARIWY
- a CDS encoding carboxypeptidase-like regulatory domain-containing protein — encoded protein: MKQRLLTFFFIMLVTCCNLKAQETEGFVLRGRVVEEGTEAPIANVTLTLEQNNQSVTTDEAGRFYFQNLQRGEDRLLLKSAQIQSKEIIVKIDGDTDLGDIVVVGLEANRELNNALVGMISEELVEDDFESAVQGVSPTLILSNDPYLSLAAFQLFPFRFRVRGYDNTRQRTYINGVLFNDQQRGVFNFAAIGALNDVTRSGTVINNNLTGDFSFGALGGAENINMRAANYARGGKVTASYTNRGAYYARLMATYATGLLDNGWAFAGSVGSRYADEGALPGTSYRNLSYFFAAEKQWNNGEHSLSLATFGSPVVRGMQGGTFQEIADLVDDNLYSPNWGYQNGQMRNSRMVDAFDPTAILSHIWRIDESTNLTTGLGFHYARYGNSALNWFNAADPRPDYYRYIPSYHSNSPDDLALYTALWEARDPAVTQVDWDAMYRANMLNVFYGNGRASYMQQERRSDLYETSLNSTLNKQWSNNSKLTAGIGARHTRSHQFNTVKDLLGASYVLDVDRFAENDFRGNEDIIQNDLQNPNRQVVEGDRFEYDYDTYINSANLWLVNEHTGSLLDFYYGTRLTYTGFQRNGYMQNGRFPTESLGRGRKHDFVDYSFKAGMVYKINGRHFFSVNSNYMTEAPLPNDAYISPRFRDAAVAGLESGKVFASDLNYNYSSIKLAARVSLFQTNFYDQVERSTYFDDVQRTFINHALTDVNTVHRGAEIGFVYNINSSWAINAMGTWAENYYSSNPMGTIDAENGLFSNVQEMVYMKNYYVGGVPQTAGVFGVRYFHNYWFFNVFVNGFDRTYVQLAPIRRLQSNVAGLNPNDENDWLAYQQLTTQERFAGGYTLDLSVSKILYLRNRNALNFQLMANNILNNTNLRTGGFEQGRLGRFTSTTTWDFPPRYFYAQGANVFLNMSYRF
- a CDS encoding fimbrillin family protein, translated to MKRMNVMMLIALLMTLGITSCKKDNPNVEGEQGEVQFTSSIIGQLQGRMTGSAFEVEDAIGVFMHPAGSTLSNATATNRRYIFGSSGTFTAQNAEERIFYPEQGEVDFTAYYPYQDGATARYAINVANQSNLGDIDLLYARIAGVNGAASTVPSLPFRHELSKVIFNISGQNINLNGLAVRFNNINTTANFDLATGQISGNGGAANVSARVNANGTLAEAILLPGEMGGQSVTFTLGDATYTWTMPAGAVYAPATRYTYAITLVGSEEGLTEVTLGQSTITDWTEGAGTSQTLTADEGGNGGTEPVGPGTETLLYEETFGATATVTTALIGNYTGYTAAGFLNGTITYSNVGAETGFGDIRSTSSINPNLWLPANRQVTFQGAGIDAANATNLRLEFDIAANNANNGNTQNANNDIITVNFNGTNYRLSPVTFTANNAYSPVSIQLSTAGTASSTLQFVSTYDATAATGNTVGVRVDNVRLYGTR
- a CDS encoding DNA/RNA non-specific endonuclease, with protein sequence MKFRRRLCVYALCLIGILSSCRKETDGTASLDELQFQTVVSTTASQEDGQRLSQTQSVGLFMTRSGQNLQADHVLQGVDNKRFITDASGIFRSENLSVQYPANAGTAFDIIAYAPFRRQLDNYRYIIDLNDQSQQESLDFMVADNLMGITRGEPLPRLVFQRQLAKIQINVNTASGESATGLRVALQGMRTEGVFDFGQKTLSSSSNSIRDIQAKVTPLSANQALIETTIFPVTTTNGQRFVFTLQNGVSYTWTLPVDSTYHRAARYVYNITLQDGDGSIAPVAPPRIYFETPELTHDGQRTLYITHMMPENNAIRNYSMLYDTQYKMAYWVAYPMHASYLGTSGRTDAWAYDPLIGTTNQPTLLSGFGLPNVDRGHQIASADRTSSVRANATTFYYSNMTPQQARLNQGLWANLENRVRGWINRTDTLYVVTGAMATSSSDPAVQYVSDNTGVQVAVPKYYYKALAARQGNNYETIAFKVDNVQPVNNDFIQHRITVEELERETGFRFFPTIPNSAKQTINMAFWQ